The genomic interval AGACTACCCACAAACCAGATCCCTCCAACCAAAACGGCATTGGAATATCGTCGAAGGAGGGCATAACGAACCAATGACTCTACGCGGAACAAGCGCCCGACAAAGAGGACAATTGCGGTCCGAAAGAGGTAAAAAAGCAAAAAGAGTGACGATATCAGCCCGAAGGTCAACACATTGGGTCTAGAGAACCAACCGTAGAACTCACCTAAGCGGACGGTCACGAAACCCAAACTCATAAAAAATAGAATACCGATCGGAATATTGAAGTTGTTGAACAACCATCGCTCTTCCCGAGCATAGAGGTTCACATACTGCTCGCTGAATAGGCTGCCCGTGAATTGACGAAATCGCAGAGGATAAGTCATCCTCACGTAGGCCAAAACTGTAAGCCAAATAAAAGCCAATAGCGTTAGCCAATCTCGGCCGCCAATCGAGCGTTCTATAACGTCCAACTCCTGCATGCCGGCAAGGTACAAAAGGAGTCGGGTAGAAAAATTACCTTAGCATAGTGAATCCTTTTAGTTCCCGAATCCACTTCCGCAATACGGGTCTGCTCATCCTACGTCTGGGATATGGACTCAGCTTTGCCTTTATTCACGGCATGCCCAAGCTCCTTGGAGGGTATGATCGATGGGAGGCACTCGGCCGAAAAATGACCTATGTCGGAATTGATTTTTGGCCTGTCATGTGGGGGCTCTCGGCGGCCCTTGCCGAGACCATTGGAGGGCTCTTGATTGCCATCGGATGGGTCACCAAACCCGCAGCAGGATTCTTGGCCTTCACCATGATTGTGGCGGCAGCTATGCACCTCGGACAAGGCGAAGGCCTCCCAGGCGCGTCGCACGCCTTGGAGGCCCTCGTCATTTTCATCGCCTTGATCTTTACCGGATCAGGCAAGTATTCTTTAGAGCAATATTTACTGGACCAGTAAGGGCTTCATTAATGAACCCTGCTCACTAGA from Cryomorphaceae bacterium carries:
- a CDS encoding DUF4271 domain-containing protein, with translation MQELDVIERSIGGRDWLTLLAFIWLTVLAYVRMTYPLRFRQFTGSLFSEQYVNLYAREERWLFNNFNIPIGILFFMSLGFVTVRLGEFYGWFSRPNVLTFGLISSLFLLFYLFRTAIVLFVGRLFRVESLVRYALLRRYSNAVLVGGIWFVGSLLSLYLPLGQRLVIWLGLGLGGVLLLWGYVQIFRKLLKQTRLSFYYLILYICGLEIAPILLMAKWLTISV
- a CDS encoding DoxX family protein → MNPFSSRIHFRNTGLLILRLGYGLSFAFIHGMPKLLGGYDRWEALGRKMTYVGIDFWPVMWGLSAALAETIGGLLIAIGWVTKPAAGFLAFTMIVAAAMHLGQGEGLPGASHALEALVIFIALIFTGSGKYSLEQYLLDQ